In the Platichthys flesus chromosome 14, fPlaFle2.1, whole genome shotgun sequence genome, AAATTAGTTAAAAATCAGTTTTCACACAACATTGTGCGACAGTTATATCACATAAACGCTGACCTCATTAGGTCAATAAATCATCAGCAAAATAAAAGTCATTGCTGCTTTGTTTCTTTCACAGTCAGAACTGAGCCCAAGTTCAATTTGAAATCCTTACTGAGTTacataaaaactgaaacatttgACCATTAGGGTTTTATCTAAAACTTGAATGGATTGATATTAtcttaaaacatatttgtttcAAATCACTTATCATTACATACATAAGAGGAATTCCAAGTTGGAGCATGAATATTGGTGGTTTACAAATGTGTGCTATCTGTGGGTTTAAACTAGACTTGCAATAGGTGGGTTGTTTACATTGAGACAGAAACTCAGTAGGAACTTCAAATGAAATCTGActctgatctgatctgtgacatccccgccccccccacacagaaaTACTGCTTTTAAACTAAACATCAAGTCTACCcatcaacaaaagaaaaagtgcaaTCCCAAACTTCTGTGTAAGTGTCGGTGTGCACCAGCACACATTCCCTGTATCTATGGTGCGCTGTCATCGGGCCTCTTGAGCACTGCGCTGTATTTCATCGGAGCGCTGTCGTCTTGTAGCTGCACCTCTACCagagtgaagagtgaaatgatCTGTAAAGGAAACAACAATGTTATGCTGATTCTGCAGATGacaatgaaacttggtgaaagggaGGAATATAGGTCAGTAATGAACCCAGAACATTTTGAGGAGGATCCAAGATCAGGGGGCAGAACTAGGATTTTTCACCCCccattttctttaacatcgtAGATAAGgctttctcagagaataatgaatgaatctTGATAAAAGATCCAAAAAAAGAGTTCAATTGGTTTCATTAGGAGATTGTTGGGCCTTAGGGTCCCTGCTGTACTGAGTTTTCTCCTGTCACTTTCATATATTATCGAACCATGCTTAGgtattattttaaaaagaagacgTACATGATAGATATGAAACCTTCAATCTCTTTCTCCATTTGTATGTGCATTAAGTAACTTAATCTAAGCGCTGGTCAGACTGTAACAAAAATCCTTTTAGTGGCTGTGGTTCTCACCTGCTCCACTGGAGCTTTCTCTAAGTCTTCTGGTGTCCAGATCAGGGTCAGCTCAGATTTCTTTCCCACCCTACGATGGTGAAATGAGGCCAGGCCCGCAACAGactgaaagtgaaaacaaatggtTTCAAACCGGTCAAGATGAAATTGTCACAGGACACTCACACTTTCGCTCTCTGGACCACctcatttctttcctttttttagtAAGTAAAAGTGAGCGTCCATCTACACAGTTACATGATTAAGAACATATGCAATAATGTGATTATGAAGCAAAAAACTATAAAAGTTTTCCTTAAATTGAGTGCAtctgaaaaactaaaagtaCTAGTATGCACAAATTTCCTGAATATATTTAAAGCTGTTATTGGAGAGAATTGCAGCTGACCTTGCAGTAGATGCGTTTCTGTACTCCGTAGCGGAGAACCAGCACATCAAACGACTGATCCAGCACCCCCATCACCATAGCCTCAGAGTCCAGGGGGCCACACTCCTGTGGAGAACAAACAGACCTTTGAATAAACTATATCACATTTAAATCATGCAGCTGAATTGCTCAAAGCATTTCTATATTTAAGGACGATACATTATAACCCACAACTCTATGATCACAGCCCAGGGTAGAAGCCACAGGAAATACTACtctcaaaatataataatatgaaacTGTGGTGAAGAATAAATGTCCCATATcaaaaaatactaaatgttTCCTAAGacttaaagattaaaaagaaatatcACAAATGATGAACTTGATATAGAAGTATTTGGTTAAAATCACACCTGACGgtgtgttgttattttgttaCCCACCTTTACATAAACTCCAAAGAAGAGCTCCGAGCTGAGCTCCTGGACTCGCTTTGACAACGTCTTCTTGTCATTACAGTGCGATGCCTGTTTTCCCACTTCCTCTGATGACAACCTTAAGTGAGGCCCACACTCTGTATGAGAAAGTGGAGAGGAAAGACATGAACAAAATAAGAATGAgccagacaaaataaataattcatacatACAGGTAGGAAGTGCGTAAACAACGACAAAGGCAACAGGAAGAACATTACATCAAGTCAGAATCAAGACTGAGGCTGCTTTGATCTTTTCTACATTAACAACCAGAAatgtcctaaccctaacacaATGAAGCATTGTCCTTGACAAAGAAGGCATTCTGTTAtctgctgaagtgtgtgtgtcttagagAGGCTGTTTCATAATGAAGGTACACACTCAGGGAAGAAGCCAGCAGCCGGTGCACAATGATGTCAGCGTAGCGCCTGATGGGCGAGGTGAAGTGTGTGTAGAAAGGAACGTTGAGGGCGTAGTGCTTGAACAGAGGCTCGTCCTTCACTACGCCTGTGGAGAAGTACAGCGCCATCTGGAAAACACCAACAATCCAGATTAAATACATACACAGATCCTAGAGATTAACAGTGTGTAATCTGGGAGATAAATAACATTGGTTCATTAAATATTACAGATTTATATTCAAGTTGTCTTCACTTATCAATCccataaatattattttatatttataactgATTGAACAACCATATCAAAACTTTACATCACAATTGACTCATTAGGTTATTCTTCAGTTTACATGCAAAAGTCAATCCATCACAAATTGATAATAGAGCtaaatatttgtctttatatCGATTATGAATATGGACAATGCTTTTCTGCAGTACAACTGAGCTCCCACCTGCATGGGTCTGGAGCACATGTGGGTGAGGACTTCTTTTCTGTAACTGGAGTACTCATCATCACCAAGAGTAGTATTGAGGCTCCTCTGcataacaaaaaataattccatcattaatattttcaggTTTCCTTTAACATCTTTTTCATTTGGGGACTGAGATGAATGATTGTATTAGgacaacaaataacatatgtatatataaacagataaaataaaataatgaatagtTTGTGATGAAACAGgccatttctgtttttctacatgtaattattattactttatgcATTTCTGTGTCCATATGTTAATTGTGTGGGCGGGGTTGACTTAGTCTACAGCCAGATTGGTTACAGAGGTGTGTCATCGGATCCACTTCTTCGGTCTTAAGTCGGTTGGTACACAGGAGCTTTGCCTAAAGCTCAGTATAATCTGCTTTCGTTTAGCCAATAGTTAAGACAGCGAagctattaaataaaaaaatatatgtaggtatacagaaatacaaataaatgtaggaatgtattaatgaatgaattaatgtCGAAATTAGTTaataaatgcagaaataaatatacaaatgtaaCAATACACAAATAGCCTTTTTCATCAcgtaattatttttcatttgaatttaacGATTTTATTCTTTGTGCGATGATGCAACACAGATGACAAACATTGTGAGAAAAGGGACAAATGGACAATTTAACACAATTTCCCCCCAATTTTGAGCCGAATCAGGTGACATCTGCATCATGAGCACCTACATGCAATGCTCCTGCAGACGACAGGTCAAGGTCGATGCCCAACTGCTcacacagctcctgcagctcatcCACCATCTTGGCTTTTGGTGGAGGGTGGCGCCTGAGCAGGGCCAGGTCAGGAAATTTGCGGTAGATGTGCTTGGCGGTGGCGATGTTCGCAAGCAGCATGAATTCTTCCACCAACCTAGAGAAAACAGTTAAAGTGCAACAGAGGAGGAATTTAAGAAGAGGGAGGAATGGAGGTTTGATCAAAAGAATGCATTTGAACATAAGTTATAAATCTGCCTTGTCAAATATttgggagagaaacagaagaacacagacacagatgcatCTGAGGAGGGTTTGTTACTCACTTGTTGCTGTCTCTGTACTGATAAACATAACAGCCCTGAGGCATCATGGTATCTCTATCCAGGGTGAAAGAAAGTTTCATCTAGAATGAAGAACACAATGCAGGTACACAAGATAATGTTATGAAGCTGCCAAACAGGAAAATCTGGATAATTGTCAATTTATCTTTGATAATTGTTCTTATTTGGAAATAAAGTAAGAAATATCAAAAACATTGGCAGGGTTCTAtttatgaaaaatgaaagagaTTGTAAAGATTCCAAAAAATATGATGAATTACAAAGACCGTATGAAATTCTCTTTAGAAATTCACCAAAAAGTCAAAAACCCTAAAATGTTAAGATGATTGAATTGAATATGCTTCCTGATATGTTTGAAGAAATGGTACCCAGTTACCTCAACTGTATTGATTGGGCTGCAACCCCTTAATCTCCCGAAGTGtattgtggactcaaacactacCCTCACCCCTTCATCGGCACAGTGTTGAGTAGATAaagtggatttttctttttctttgaactATCCCTAATGGACCTGTATTGAAAACTCAAATAAGTTGAGTTAGGAGACATGATGGTATCTTTCTGACATTGCTGTCATGGACCAGTGTGTAGTACGTTGTTTAGAAAAGGCAGCACAGAATAGTCAAATAGCAGCATGTGGTACTGACCTGGTCGAGCCTGAGGGCTCCGCCTGAGAAGCGTTGAGCTCGGAGGTTCTGTGCAATAGAGTGCAGGTTGAGCACAGCCTGGTGGATCTCATCGATGGGGTGCACAGGGTCCACAGGGGGCAGCTCCCCAGCGGAGAACAGTTTCTCAGGGGCCTCGATCATGCTCTGAGCATGGTCATAACTCAATTTCACACAGGAGCGGATCACTGAGCGGCCAAACCACTCACTCAGGATCTGGAGAGTGGGCAAGTGAAGTGGAACCAAagagatgaaataaatcaatcagCAATCCTACCCTTCACCCCTCTATATCTGTGACAATTATAAACAGCTCAGCCAATTTTTAATTTATCGTACCTTCCCCTCGGGTGTCATTTTCCAAATGACAGAGAAGGTAAGTCTGTCGGTGAGAGGGTTGAGACTGCACAGCTCCTCACAGAGCAACCGAGGTAACATGGGGATCACCTGGATGAtgaaaaaacaggtgaacacACGGAGTATACATACAAACAGTTAGGCTGCAACAGAGAAATTGACAGTCACATCAGTAATATGTGGATTGCTGCGAAGGTTATGGTCAAATACTTTGATGAAGCATCTTGTTATAATTTTGTGTTGCAGCAGGTGTCCTCACCTTCTGAACCATGTACACACTAGTTGCTCTTTGGCTGGCAATGGCATCCAGAGCATTGTCCTCCTCCACAAAATAGCTTACGTCAGCAATGTGAACTCCCATCTCAAAGTTTCCTGTTTGAAAAATATCCAGTGTAAACATAATATAACCAAAGCGTCATAAAATAACAACCCTTCATCATGAGCATCACACATCTTTAAtcagaacacatcatcatcatcatcatcatcatgagaGTCAGACAGCAGTTTACCATCTGGGAGTTGTTTACAGGAAAGAGCATCATCCAAATCTCTGGCAGTGGCGGGGTCGATTGTGAAGATACACTCGTTCCTTTACGTAATGAAAAAACATTGCACAGTGAATCTTGTTGTATGGACACATGGTCTTAATTAAGATTTGATACACTTGCCTGCTCTTATTGGATGAAAAAGCTTGAAATTATAAGTAGTCCTATTATATTGTGCACTGTAAATAATATACAAGTGGTGTAACAGATCAATCCCAGGAAGCATTTAAAGTGCGGATTAACTGCAAAGATTACATATTAGTGTAAAATGCAGTTTTACTGGTTGCGACTTTTTTAAGTAATGATAGACTGTGAAAGCCATGGGTATGGACAAAAGCGTGAGCATTAGGCAATATGAAATTGCTGCTCTGCAAAATGATCAAATCCTCGACTCAAAACAACCATCTCATCCAATCATGAGTTTTGGTGATCCAGAGCATCTCAAATTATCCTCAAGTTAAAATCTATATCTATTCaaaaagtgtatatatatattccaatTCAAAAAGCATATTTCATAAtaaagagggagggaagggtACATAGACTTGTAGTGATTTCACAGTTGTACCTCAggtctctcctcttcttcagctcctcaggTGGGATGGTCCAGGGAAGGTTCTTGGGCAGGCAGTCCAACACGCTATCTGAGAACTCAGAACAATCCACATCATACTCCGTCAGGATGCCCTCTGTCTCCGGTTCGATTTCTCCAGCTTGACCCAGAGTCTTAGCCAGTCGTCTGAAGGGGAAATCATTAAGAAACAATCAGAGTGGTTGCAAGGTTAAATCATTTACCGCTACGTGAATCTATACACACCCTTCTGCAAAGTTGCTGTCGGCTGACCAGTTGGTGATGCGACAGATGAACAACGTGTTAATGTAGTCCCCCGGGCGGGAACTAAAGTCGGCAGGGCAGTCAACCAGGGGAACGTTAATGCGAGGCACCCGGTGGTCCACGGGGGCAAACATGGCAAAGGGCTTGTCTGGTAGGAACTTGATGAAGCCTGTCGCTGCTCTGGAGTGTTTCTTCTCAACAATGTAGACCACCTGGTAAACAGACacaaaagggagagaggagaacagtgaGGACTCATTTCCAGAACAGTAGCATCTATTCTGTGGGATATTTTTTAgcaacttgtttttcttttctaaatctCTGTTGTTTTAACCACTTAGATAAATTTAATGTGCACAAGAATTATGAGGAAAAGGCACTGCTGATGaacaagagaaataaaaagcagaACCTTTGTAGTATAAGAATGCCATCTGTAAATCCCCAGGTTTTTCAGTAAAGGCATCTCAAATGGGTGAGttacactttgttttattatcaagTATGAACATTAGACTAAGGATATAACAAATTAGCCAGGCAGGGTATGGACTGAAATCTTTAAAAGACAGTTGGTTTGTTAGGTTGGTCGCGTTAGATTTTTTACACTGCACGTTAGTAATTAGTGAAAATCTGATCTTGCTCTGCATATTGAAGATAAGTAGAAACTCACTTTAGCTGTCTTTTGGAGTATTTCCCCGTTGGACCGAGGGGTTGACGGGTCTTCAAGGAgtccagtgaggaggagaaagatgaTACAGATTATGAAACTATTAAAATTAAAGATCATCTGTGATTGACACGCTCTTCAGATTAGTGAATAGTCATTGAAACAGTGTTTTACTGACAGGTACCTAATTGAAACAGAATTATAAGTTTGGGTAAACACACTTCCTGAATTATGATTTGCAATGGCTGCTACATTGACTACTTCTTCACAGTACCTGTGTCAGTGAGGCTGATATTCTGAACCTTGCTTAAGAGTTCATCCTGGTCCCTACAGCGATCGCCCACAGTAGCACCAGGTCTGGGGGTgtgctctttcttcttctggggTGTTTTCACCAGATGTTCTCTCTGTGTATCTGACTCACTGGTGCCCTCACAGTCAGTATCTGACCTCACAACCTGGACCGACACAAAGTTTGAGATACGAAGCTTCACACTATAAGAACACTGTACTGAAAAATAGGTAATTGTACTTTACCTTCCACTGCTCTCGAGGAAGGACTTGTAACACCACCACATCTCCGTTCAGCGCTCTGTTGCGAGCTACAATCCCATCCAGAAATATGTCCCGCAGGccatcctgcaaacacacaagagaTTTCTAACTTCTCTGAAGACCGATGTTCTGGTAATGGCTAATACAATGAAACCACATGCAAAGTCACACTTCCTCATATACAACCGGATAGCAACCAGTCGGTTATACAGAACTAAACCAGCTACGGAGGCTGGAACAATTATTTACTGAATTCATTTGCGGTGCAAAATACctggaaattaataaaataatttagcCCTATAAGCTAAATGAAACTTACAGGAGAGGGGATGAAAGCTTCCTGGTACTTCTTAGGGTTGATTCTTAGTTGTCCCTGTAGAGGAAGTAGGCAGAATTTGACAATTAACTTGAAGAAAGTGTCCTTGAGGCTGAATTATCAGAGATGGTAAAACAATCTGCCACAGGTTCCGGAGGCTCCACGCCTGTTGTATTTCAACTAGTTTCGTGCTCATTTGCCTTACATTGACATTGAGTGAAATGACAAAGGGACTCAGGGTGGGTCTGTATCAGTCAGGTAATTTCAAGACTTCACAAATTTGTGATTGAATGTTACAAATTCAtggtttaccccccccccccccccttttaaaATGACAGTAAGGTAAAGGGAGTTAAACgggacaaaaatacaaaataatcctaATAATAATTTTCATTAAGTTGCACTCATGACATTATAATCAAATAGATTATTAAACGTAGAAAAGTAGCATGTCTATATCACTTCACCCCCTGTGTAATGTTGTATGTTTACTATGGTTTAGGAAGAGTTAGAATGTACTTGAATAAGCTCTCCTCTCTTCAGGCCATGGGAAACGTCCTCAGCTGTCATGTAAGGTTCAAACACTTGTTTCCTGGATCCTTTTCCTCCTTTGTTTTTGCCTTTGTCTGCTGGAGAATTGGTTGTCGAAGctaaaaagaaatggaaatttATATAATCCATGACAATACAATGTGTCTACACCTGCTGAGAATGAATATGTCAACGGCACTTTACCTCTGATCTGCTGCGTTTTCTTGTCTTTACCATAAGGAGACTTTGGCCTTGAAATTTGAGTAATCGCTCCAGGCACTTCTgggctcttctcttcttctgcattCTGGGGCA is a window encoding:
- the dis3l2 gene encoding DIS3-like exonuclease 2, with protein sequence MDSPQQSKKAHMNREPRRKHDQTSTPPQKDAYARLLSQHRSSKFNSYLDQYAKDLSFQREGNLPSTLVKTQSDRLNIPQRKRDQVLNDFSDSSDFSPSSLKSKGEESSLALHMEKLSGRTVLQDCERKEDITDRQRRGQRRDTTTSQDGDIESGEEFSSVTISDSHKQQKQQKKNKDFFASNEPNFDGRPQSPKKAGTSGQEQEKMKKLKKKNLPQNAEEEKSPEVPGAITQISRPKSPYGKDKKTQQIRASTTNSPADKGKNKGGKGSRKQVFEPYMTAEDVSHGLKRGELIQGQLRINPKKYQEAFIPSPDGLRDIFLDGIVARNRALNGDVVVLQVLPREQWKVVRSDTDCEGTSESDTQREHLVKTPQKKKEHTPRPGATVGDRCRDQDELLSKVQNISLTDTDPSTPRSNGEILQKTAKVVYIVEKKHSRAATGFIKFLPDKPFAMFAPVDHRVPRINVPLVDCPADFSSRPGDYINTLFICRITNWSADSNFAEGRLAKTLGQAGEIEPETEGILTEYDVDCSEFSDSVLDCLPKNLPWTIPPEELKKRRDLRNECIFTIDPATARDLDDALSCKQLPDGNFEMGVHIADVSYFVEEDNALDAIASQRATSVYMVQKVIPMLPRLLCEELCSLNPLTDRLTFSVIWKMTPEGKILSEWFGRSVIRSCVKLSYDHAQSMIEAPEKLFSAGELPPVDPVHPIDEIHQAVLNLHSIAQNLRAQRFSGGALRLDQMKLSFTLDRDTMMPQGCYVYQYRDSNKLVEEFMLLANIATAKHIYRKFPDLALLRRHPPPKAKMVDELQELCEQLGIDLDLSSAGALHRSLNTTLGDDEYSSYRKEVLTHMCSRPMQMALYFSTGVVKDEPLFKHYALNVPFYTHFTSPIRRYADIIVHRLLASSLKCGPHLRLSSEEVGKQASHCNDKKTLSKRVQELSSELFFGVYVKECGPLDSEAMVMGVLDQSFDVLVLRYGVQKRIYCKSVAGLASFHHRRVGKKSELTLIWTPEDLEKAPVEQIISLFTLVEVQLQDDSAPMKYSAVLKRPDDSAP